From Xylanibacter oryzae DSM 17970, a single genomic window includes:
- the ftsH gene encoding ATP-dependent zinc metalloprotease FtsH translates to METKNNPKMNMPRFNMSWIYLLILVVLAFLFFTNNSSDNSASTEASYHNFKVYVMKGWADKVVANKDESTLKMYVKAENVRDVFGQGSNSVGKHPYVTVEFGSVDQLEPFMNYAQKAGKFNGDFSYNNAKSNELINILIQLSPILIIVIIWLFLARRMGNGGGSGTGGIFNVGKSKAKMYEKGIELNITFKDVAGQVGAKQEVQEIVEFLKNPNKYTVLGGKIPKGALLIGPPGTGKTLLAKAVAGEASVPFFSMSGSDFVEMFVGVGASRVRDLFRQAKEKAPCIIFIDEIDAIGRARSKNPSMGGNDERENTLNALLTEMDGFGTNSGVIILAATNRADMLDSALLRAGRFDRQIHVDLPDLNERKAIFMVHLRPVKINETVDVDMLARQTPGFSGADIANVCNEAALIAARHDRETVGKQDFLDAVDRIIGGLEKKTKIMTAAEKKSIALHEAGHATISWFLEHANPLVKVSIVPRGRALGAAWYMPEERQITTKEEMLDEMCATLGGRAAEELFTGHISTGAMNDLERVTKSAYGMIAYAGMGDKLPNICYYNNNEYNFQRPYSETTAKIMDDEVLKMINEEYKRAKQILTEHKDGHNQLAQLLIEREVIFAEDVEKIFGKRPWISRSEEIMDEENKATIKKLEEQKTQKSLENKDTDNIEEKKDEVGEQQTEQTAEQQIDKKEDNSSKEDN, encoded by the coding sequence ATGGAAACAAAAAATAATCCTAAGATGAATATGCCACGGTTCAATATGAGCTGGATATATTTATTAATACTTGTTGTACTTGCTTTTTTGTTTTTCACAAACAATAGTTCTGACAATAGTGCCAGCACAGAAGCATCATATCACAACTTCAAGGTATATGTAATGAAAGGATGGGCTGATAAAGTTGTTGCCAATAAAGATGAAAGTACATTAAAGATGTATGTAAAGGCTGAAAATGTACGTGACGTTTTCGGTCAAGGCTCAAACTCTGTAGGCAAACATCCATATGTTACAGTAGAATTCGGATCAGTAGACCAATTGGAGCCTTTCATGAATTATGCCCAAAAAGCAGGAAAGTTTAATGGTGACTTTAGCTATAACAATGCTAAAAGTAATGAGCTCATAAATATTCTTATACAGCTATCCCCTATTCTGATAATTGTTATAATTTGGTTATTCCTTGCACGACGTATGGGTAATGGAGGTGGCTCTGGTACAGGGGGCATTTTCAACGTAGGTAAAAGCAAGGCAAAAATGTATGAAAAGGGCATAGAACTGAATATTACATTTAAGGATGTTGCCGGGCAAGTTGGTGCAAAGCAAGAGGTTCAAGAGATTGTAGAATTTCTAAAGAACCCTAATAAATATACCGTTTTGGGAGGTAAGATTCCAAAGGGAGCTCTTCTTATTGGCCCTCCTGGAACAGGAAAGACATTACTTGCAAAAGCTGTAGCCGGAGAAGCCAGTGTACCATTTTTCTCAATGAGCGGATCTGACTTCGTAGAGATGTTCGTTGGTGTAGGTGCCAGTCGTGTACGTGATTTGTTTCGTCAAGCTAAAGAAAAAGCGCCATGTATAATATTTATTGACGAGATCGACGCTATTGGACGTGCTCGCAGCAAGAACCCTTCTATGGGTGGTAATGACGAGCGTGAGAACACACTGAATGCCCTCCTTACAGAAATGGATGGCTTCGGAACAAATAGTGGTGTAATAATACTTGCTGCTACAAACCGCGCAGACATGCTAGACAGTGCATTGCTTCGTGCCGGTCGTTTCGACAGACAGATTCATGTAGATCTGCCTGATTTGAATGAGCGTAAGGCTATATTTATGGTCCATCTTAGACCGGTTAAAATAAATGAGACTGTTGATGTAGATATGTTGGCAAGACAGACACCTGGATTCTCAGGAGCAGACATTGCTAATGTATGTAATGAGGCTGCTCTTATTGCAGCAAGACATGATAGGGAAACTGTTGGAAAGCAAGACTTTCTCGATGCTGTAGACAGAATAATTGGTGGTCTCGAGAAGAAAACAAAGATTATGACTGCTGCGGAAAAGAAATCTATAGCCCTTCATGAAGCCGGTCATGCTACAATATCATGGTTCCTTGAGCACGCGAATCCTCTAGTTAAGGTATCTATCGTACCTCGTGGAAGAGCACTTGGAGCAGCATGGTATATGCCTGAAGAAAGACAGATTACTACAAAAGAGGAAATGTTGGACGAAATGTGCGCAACACTTGGAGGTCGTGCGGCAGAGGAGCTGTTTACAGGACATATCTCGACAGGAGCAATGAATGATCTGGAAAGAGTTACAAAGAGTGCCTATGGAATGATCGCATATGCCGGAATGGGAGATAAATTACCTAACATATGCTATTATAATAATAATGAGTATAATTTCCAGCGTCCATATTCTGAGACAACTGCTAAAATAATGGATGATGAGGTGCTTAAAATGATAAATGAGGAATACAAACGCGCCAAACAGATCCTTACTGAACATAAAGACGGACATAATCAACTGGCTCAATTGCTTATTGAGAGAGAGGTTATTTTTGCAGAAGATGTTGAAAAAATATTTGGAAAGCGGCCTTGGATTAGTCGGTCAGAAGAAATTATGGACGAAGAAAACAAAGCTACTATCAAGAAACTAGAAGAGCAGAAGACTCAGAAGTCACTTGAAAACAAAGACACTGACAACATCGAAGAGAAAAAAGATGAAGTAGGTGAACAACAAACAGAGCAAACTGCTGAACAGCAGATTGATAAAAAGGAAGATAATTCTTCAAAAGAAGACAACTAA
- the rsfS gene encoding ribosome silencing factor, which translates to MDDTKNLVKTITKGIQEKKGCNIVIADLTQIEDTICRYLVICQGNSSSQVEAITESVGDYVRINSGEKPTHVVGLGSSQWVAMDYSDVLVHVFLPDTREFYDLEHLWADAKLTKIPNLD; encoded by the coding sequence ATGGACGATACAAAAAATTTAGTTAAAACCATAACAAAAGGTATACAGGAAAAGAAAGGTTGCAATATTGTTATTGCTGATCTAACTCAAATTGAGGATACTATATGCCGTTATCTAGTTATCTGTCAGGGCAATTCAAGCTCACAGGTTGAAGCTATAACAGAATCTGTTGGTGATTATGTACGCATAAATTCAGGTGAGAAACCAACACATGTTGTAGGACTTGGAAGTTCACAATGGGTAGCTATGGACTATAGTGATGTACTAGTTCACGTATTTTTGCCTGATACAAGAGAATTCTATGATCTTGAACACCTATGGGCTGATGCGAAACTTACAAAGATTCCTAATTTAGACTAA
- a CDS encoding peroxiredoxin family protein, producing the protein MRKVYVGIFLSILTFTISLVIYVLVHRQHDLYSSVNEKCLNSKIKDINARELKKYIKYSKKTLLFFGNSDCDYCQNEISYIENHAYKFENRYNLIFVSFETTDVLKEFASKNKLNDFFIVSDEKCELMDKYKVKGFPTLFLFSTKGKIIMSHNGAAINTLKMFIR; encoded by the coding sequence ATGAGGAAAGTTTACGTGGGGATATTTCTTTCTATTTTGACTTTTACTATTTCTCTTGTGATCTATGTTTTAGTTCACAGGCAACATGATCTTTATTCATCAGTTAATGAAAAATGTTTGAATTCAAAAATAAAAGATATTAATGCCAGAGAATTAAAGAAATATATTAAATATAGTAAGAAAACGCTACTGTTTTTTGGAAACTCAGATTGTGATTATTGCCAGAATGAAATTTCATATATAGAAAATCACGCATACAAATTTGAAAATCGATATAATTTGATATTTGTTTCATTTGAAACTACAGATGTATTAAAAGAGTTCGCAAGTAAAAATAAACTAAATGATTTTTTTATTGTATCTGATGAAAAATGTGAGTTAATGGATAAATACAAAGTTAAAGGATTTCCGACTCTCTTTTTGTTTTCTACAAAGGGGAAAATTATTATGTCACATAATGGTGCTGCTATAAATACATTGAAAATGTTTATTCGTTGA